Part of the Prosthecobacter sp. SYSU 5D2 genome is shown below.
AGGAAGCAAGGTCTGCTGCGGCGACGATGCGGTCAAAGGGGTATTTGACCTCATCACGGGCGATCTCATAAGGCGTGCTGCCGGTGGAGCGGGTGTGGACTTCGCGCTCGGGCAGGAAGCAGACGTCACGCACCTTGGCGATGTGGGCGAGTTGGGCGGCGCGGAGTTTTTCCAGGATGCTTCGGTGCTCCGGTGACTGGGCGAGGTTTTTGACTTCGTCGCGGTCGGTTTGCAGGTCATAGAGTTCTTCGGGGTCTTTGGGCTCGCGCCAGAAGAGGGACTGGGCTTCGTTGGTCTTGCCCTCGGTATAGAGTTTGTTCCAGACGCGAGTGGTGGGCGTCTCAAACTGGTAAGACACACGCTGGGCCTGGGAGACGTGTGGATAATAGTTACGGATATAAACGTAACGGCCATCAGTCACGCTGCGGACGAGGTCCATGCGCTCATCCATGCGGCCGCGTTCGCCATAGATAAAGGGCTGCGGCTCTGCCTGATGCGGGCCGGCAAAGGCGTGACCCTGCATCCACTCCGGCGGCTTGATGCCGACGATGCTCAGCAGCGTGGGGGCCAGGTCCACAAAGCTGACCATACGGTCCGACTGGCCGCCAGCCTTGTATTCCTTCGGCGCGAGGTGCTGCCATTTCTCCGGGAAATAAACGACCATGGGAACATGCAGCCCGGAATTGGAGGGCCAGCGTTTGCCGCGCGGCATGCCGCTGCCGTGGTCACCATAATAGAAAACGATGGTGTCTTCAGCCAGGCCCTCATCGGCCAGGGTTTTGAGATGACGGCCCGCATCGGCATCGGCTTCGCTGACCTTGTCGTAGTACTGTGCCCAGTCTTCGCGGACTTCAGGCGTATCAGGATGATAGGCCGGGACGCGTACGTCTTCAGGCTTGGTGATCTGCTTGTGCGGGCGGGTGCGGATCTGGCTTTCGTGGCTTTTGGTGGAGTTGAAAACGGCGAAGAAGGGCTTGCCCTCCGGGCGTTTTTTCCAGTGGGCCTGGTTGGATGATTCATCCCACGCCTGGCCGGGATCGCGTACGTTATAATCCGTTTTGCTGTTGTTCGTGGTGTAATAACCGGCCTCACGGAGGAACTCGGGATACATCTTCGTACCCGCAGGCATGGGGACCATGGAGCGCATGTGAATGCCGCCGCTGCTGGAAGGATACAGGCCGGAAATGATGGCCGTGCGCGCCGGGGCGCAGACCGGGGCGACGGACCAGGCCTTTTTGAAAATCATGCCCTTGGCAGCCAGCGCATCCACATTGGGCGTGCGGGCCAGTTTGTCCCCGTAGCAGCCCATCTCCGGGCCGTGGTCCTCACTGGTGATCCAGAGGATGTTGGGTTTGTCCGCGCCAAAAACCGGCAGGCCGGTGGCGGATAACAGGAGGGCATAGAGGAGCTGCTTCATGGTGAAGCTGCTGTAACGCCGGGAAGGGGCAGGTCTTGCGGCGGGAATAAGGGAAAGCTGGCGTACTTTAGAGCCCGTTCAGCCTCATCAGCGCTTCCACATCCCCATATTTGACTGCACCAGGCACGAAGTGAGGGTGCCAGGGGGACTGCAATTTGGAGAAGCGGAACGATTCGAGGTCAAGGCTTGGGGAAAAGGTGCCTGGTGGGAGGTCGAGCACGGTGGCTGTGACTAGGGCGATGGGCGCGGCGGAGTCCTGCGCGTGGATGCGGAGGGATTTGAGCGGGTACTTTTCCTGACTCTGCATGAGGGTGACCAAGCTCATGGCATCATGCACACGACGGGCGAGGAGTGTGGGGTTATAACCAAAAGTGTAACCGCTGAATTCTCGAAAATCGCCGGGTTTGGCTTTGACGTTGCCGCCGGCTTTGGGCTGTTCTGTGGCATCCTGAAGGTAGAGGGTTGGGCAGGCGATGGCGATGCCTTGATCCAGCAGGTTCTGGGCAGCGGGGGTGGGACCGCTTTCACCGAGAACAGAGGCGGCGCCTTTGAGGCTGAGCCAGAGGGTGGCGGTGCCATTCCAGGATTTGGGGTAAAGGAAAAGGGCCTCGGTCTGCTCGGAGTCGCGGGTGTTCTGGATGCGCCCCAGGATGATGAGGTAATCGGTTTTGTCGGTCTTTTCGAGAACCTCATAGCTGATGTCCTCCGGGGCGGGCTGGGTGCGGCCGACGATGGTCTTCCAGGCTGTGCCGACGATCTCCCGCAGCGGCGCTGTATCCGCCTGGGAGATAAGGGAGCCGATGTTTTTTTCATCCTGAGAAGTCATCCAGGCGCACACGGCTTTTTCATGAGCCTCTCCCACATCA
Proteins encoded:
- a CDS encoding sulfatase-like hydrolase/transferase; protein product: MKQLLYALLLSATGLPVFGADKPNILWITSEDHGPEMGCYGDKLARTPNVDALAAKGMIFKKAWSVAPVCAPARTAIISGLYPSSSGGIHMRSMVPMPAGTKMYPEFLREAGYYTTNNSKTDYNVRDPGQAWDESSNQAHWKKRPEGKPFFAVFNSTKSHESQIRTRPHKQITKPEDVRVPAYHPDTPEVREDWAQYYDKVSEADADAGRHLKTLADEGLAEDTIVFYYGDHGSGMPRGKRWPSNSGLHVPMVVYFPEKWQHLAPKEYKAGGQSDRMVSFVDLAPTLLSIVGIKPPEWMQGHAFAGPHQAEPQPFIYGERGRMDERMDLVRSVTDGRYVYIRNYYPHVSQAQRVSYQFETPTTRVWNKLYTEGKTNEAQSLFWREPKDPEELYDLQTDRDEVKNLAQSPEHRSILEKLRAAQLAHIAKVRDVCFLPEREVHTRSTGSTPYEIARDEVKYPFDRIVAAADLASSLDSTATPQLITLMSDKDSAVRFWGGLGLLMRGEDGTRQGLAALDKGLTDDSANVRIVAAQALGTHGDEAALAKALDTLGSLAAPDANGVLTSMSALAAIEALGPKAAPLHPAIAKMSPNGESPDGRFNSYVPRLIANIVPDAAPAAGEPKAKAKGKGKKKEKK